Proteins from a genomic interval of Arachis hypogaea cultivar Tifrunner chromosome 10, arahy.Tifrunner.gnm2.J5K5, whole genome shotgun sequence:
- the LOC112715531 gene encoding uncharacterized protein, which translates to MQSTAVARSSSPSRESLPRRSSPSKKQQQFYHYQQEWKSKGHHSEAEDRKWVVLGGVEGEHRGTDEEVAVKQVFLSKLIPRIKSSFHCELNFLSSVNHPNIVRLLDFFQYDGCAYLVWSSVLEGASLLISYPMGEFNNKLPEDSCSSLVLV; encoded by the exons ATGCAATCCACGGCGGTGGCGCGTTCCTCGTCGCCAAGTCGCGAGTCCCTACCGCGGCGCTCTTCTCCGTCAAAGAAGCAGCAGCAGTTCTATCACTATCAACAGGAATGGAAGAGTAAAGGACATCATTCTGAAGCGGAAGATCGGAAATGGGTCGTTCTCGGCGGTGTTGAGGGCGAGCACAGAGGCACCGACGAAGAGGTGGCAGTGAAACAGGTCTTCCTCTCCAAACTCATCCCTCGCATTAAGTCATCGTTCCACTGCGAGCTCAATTTCTTGTCCTCCGTCAACCACCCCAACATCGTTCGCCTCCTTGATTTCTTCCAG TATGATGGATGTGCGTACTTGGTGTGGAGTTCTGTGCTGGAGGGAGCCTCGCTTCTTATATCCTATCCCATGGGAGAGTTCAACAATAAACTGCCAGAAGATTCATGCAGCAGCTTG GTTCTGGTATGA